The sequence TTTATGTCTAtggtccattttgaattaatatttGCATATGGTGTGAAGTATagatttcagtttattttttgcatgtgaataGTCAATTATTCCtcaccatttattgaaataaatagcATTAGTAGCTTTGTCAAAATCAACAAATCAttaatctgtttttttttaattatcaatgGCATTACAGTAATACATCATCTACCTTACACCAAGGAAAACacaatgttttgtaattttggtATTAAGTACTGTTCTTTTGTTAAACAGCCTGCACTGCACAAGATAGTACATCACAACAGAGATTATCCAGTACAAAATGCCAATGGTGCTGAGGTTGAACAGACCTGTAGACCTGCTCATTATACACTTGTGTAGAACAAAGGGTTACAAGTGGCCACAAAGCAGGCATAGGCCATCACAGCAAATAGAATATATTCAGTCACTACAAAggtgcaaaagaaaaagaattgcaCCATAAATCCTGAAAATTAAATGGTTCTGTCTTTTACAAGTAGATTCACCAGGGTCTTCGGAGCAATGACAGAATAGCAGAAATTCAAAAACGAGAGGTGGCTGGAATAAAGTATATAAGAGTATGTAGTTTGGGGTTAATTTTGATTATCATAATCATTCCAACATTTCCTACTACACTGAAGCTGTAGATAGCCAGAAATACCAGGAACAGGGGAACTTCATTTCTGGGTAATCTGAGAAGCCAAATAGGGTGAACATGGCCCCAGGAGCTATGTTGCTCCCTACCAGAAACATGTTTCTTAATGGTAGGATCTGAAAATTCATCTTGGAAATAATATATTATGGTGAATGACTGACACATGAAGCATGCTTCATTCTCTCCGGTGTAGAGTATAAGATGAAACAAAATACTCTGTGTTAAATCCTGATCAGTGTTAAGTATCCAAGACAGGAACATCTAAACTTCTATACAATAATTACTAGTTAATATTaccttttcaaaaattataaaacGTAATTATGTTCTTATTctgaaatgtaattttaaagacTTGCACGTGTAATAGTTATAAATTTGAGTGGTTTAGGTGGTACATATAATCAAATCCTTATGTAAGACATTCTAATCTCACTGAATTTATGAATTCTGCAAGGAAAAgtctatgaaaataaaataatgttttatttgttctATAATTACTAATGAAATAACTTCTATAATTAGAGCTAATTTCTGTATAAAAAATATGTGCATATGTTGTGACACAAAGAAAGAATAGTCTGTATACCTACttatatcatattttaaatacCAGGTCATCATTCCTCTTTTTGACTAAATAGAGCCAATATCaaagtaaataataatttatttttggtaCAAAGTATCTACTGAACTGCCTTTCTCTACAGGTGAGCACACAGAAACCTAAAGAAGTCATGACTTGTCTAATGACATATAAATATCAGATAATCAACTTACAACAATAACCCAGAATTCTGAATTCCTAGCATGTACCCATCTCTCTAAGCTAGACTCTGACCCACACTGAATTGTCAcatcagcatttttattttgaaatgattatcTTCTCACACTTCCTTATTTATTGTTTTGACCATTTTAAAGACAAACTTCATGCAATGAAACTACAGAAAATGATCCAGTTAATGCATTGAAGATGTTTATGATCAGGGAGTtcttaagagagagagaatggtgtGATTTCTCAAACTGGTGTCCAGGTAGGATCCAAGTTAAAATTTAATCCCAGAGAGACAGTGAAATTTTGCAATAAGTGTGTTCAAAATATTGTATGGGCATGACCATACTAAATATATACTCCTTGTTTATCTAGAGTTCAAATTAACTCTAGTAATCTGCATTTTttgtttgctaaatctggcaaccaaTATCTAGCACTCAGAATGTTATGGTCACCAACACATCCCAGTTCACCTAGAACTGTCCTCATTTTAGTACTATAGGTCACACAAACCAGGAATTCTGTCCATCATATTCCCTTATAatgcattcttctttctcagactAACATTTCTGCTAAGGTCATCTCTGGTTCTGCAACCTCAAACCAGGTGGTTCTAGGAGTTCCAACACCAAAGGGACCCATATAACACTGAGAAATCTTGATAGCCCAATTTGTTCAAATATCTAAGGATTTATGAATCAATTAGAAGGTCGGTCATCTTTTCCAGTCAATTCTTACTATTATAAAATTCTTTCTTAatgtcatttttcaaaatttctcagCCTCatcttcattgatattttgtgCTGAATTACTCCTTGTTATGGGGAACTACCCTGTGCAAATTATCATGTATAGCAGCATCTTTGACCTCTAGTCACTAGATGACAGTGGTATCCTCACCTCTGGTCCTTCCACTATGACCACCAAAAATATCCCCAAACACTGTCAACTGACTCTTGGGGCAGTGATTGGAGTGTGCATAATAGCCAttagttgagaactgctgccttattTTCTTACTTCTGGTAGATTTTCATGTTTCTTCTGACTTAAAACTGATGTGCAAATTAAATATCATGGTTGCTTATCTCTCAAATGATGTTATTATATGGATTTCAAAATCTGTATTATCGCCCAGCctgtgcagctcagtggttgagttgaCCTATgctccaggaggtcacagttcaattcctagtcagggcacatgaccaggttgcagctcaatccccagcataggatgtgcaggaggtcgccgatcaatgattctcatcattgatgtttctatctctgtctatccttctcccttcctctctctctaaaatcaataaaaacatttaaaaatatctgtactATCTTTGAATCTGGGAAATGTGGTATCTAAAAATTCTTCCTtataatttctttgtattttttctttttgcttttgggAGCCAAAATAATATTCCATGCTCTAAAATCATATTTAGAGCTGGTCCTGTTTATTCGATTTCTCCAGAggctcattttcttcctttcaattcaattttatttaaatacttgcCTATTCTCTTTTGCACAACTCTTCCAAAAATTCAAAGAAGCAGAGAGACGTATACCTAAAAAGTCTCAGGTCCTTCTTTCTCCCACTCCCAGGAAACAGTTGTTGGGACATGACTATGCAGGTCCTTAGCTAAGCCAAACCCTTTGGGCAAAGCACTGTAGAAAGTGTACACTTTCTGTTCCAGACACAATGTATTCAGTGGCTAAAAATTCTGTCAAAATGATTTTCCCATGAAAAATGGCTAAACCTACAACATTTTCTAGATACCTTTCATGAAAAGGAATATCCATATTTTCTCAGACCTGCAAACAAACCTGCTAATAGAAAAGACAGCCCCCTTGGGCCTCTGGAGAAGGGTTTGGGGGAGATCTAAGACTCTGATAACTATGTCCACTCTCTATGTAACCAGGTTCTTAGAAAAAATAGCTTCCTTATTCTATGGAGGCTTCAAAGTgaacaattaaaattattatttctaacaTAATTCTGATCTTTTGAAAAAAGGTCATTTCATCACaagcaaatataaacaaaaaacaaaaacaaaggctGAAATCCACCTACTAGTAACAGTAAGAATTTAATCCACAAATTGTAAAATGAGCATGATGATAAGTAAAAGATAATGTGAATAAAAAGGCCATTGTCCAAAATGCAGCCATTCATAACAATGGTTatgaaatgtatatatacattgtatatacatatatgtgcacacatgcacgctgagacagagagagcaacagagacagaaacagagaattAATTACATGCCATaaactgttctaagtgctttacacatGACGTGTCACTTAATTTCCACAACATTtttgataaataattattaatgtcTCCAGTTTTTAGAGATGAGTCTCTGAAGTTCCAAAAAAATTTAGACACTGCAATGACAACAAcggaaacataataaaataagaaatggacAGCAAACAGAACATATACACACATGAGAATCTCATTTTGTGCATAACTGGAAAAGTAGTTCTTTATTGTAAAATAAGTGGAATTCAATTTTGAAATGAATCATAGTTTTCATAATAGATCTGAAACTGTGTATCTCAAGTGTGCTTCATTCATCTTCGGAAGGTTTTATGGCAAACTAAATGTGTATGTGTCTGAATAGTCCAATAGCAAAaccatttaaaacatttagatTAAATGAAAGCAAACAAGGGGGCtgcaaatttttaaatgtgttcaacCAAACCTGGGTCAATTTTGGAGGCACAAAGAAAACTGAATGAAAAGACTCAAGCATAAAGACCTGCCCCCTGACTGTTCCCTTCACTCTATAACACAGCAGCCAACCAAGTGACCCTACACCACCCTCCATTATGGGATCCTGGGTCCTACTAAGAACATATTCTCCAGGAAAATATTTTGGAGCTCACCACTTTTCTGAGAGCTTCTTTCACATCCTTGTTCCTCACACTATAGATCAGAGGGTTCAGCATGGGAATCACTACTGTGTAGAACACTGGGCCACTTTGTCAGTATCCTCACTGTTGCCAGAATTTGGTTGGCAATAAGTGAAAAGAATTGTTCCCTGAAAGACACTGATGGCTGTGAGGTGGGAGGCACAGGTGGAAAAGGCTTTGTGTCTTCCCTCTGCAGAGTGCGTCCTCGGGATGGTGATGAGAATAAACAAGTAGGAGGTGAGGATGATCATGATAGTGATGATCTCAATGAAATTGGCCACAATGAACACCATGAGCTTATTAACAGAGACATCATAGCAGGCAAGGTTAAAGATTGGGGGTAAATCACAAAAGAAGTAGTTAATCACATTTGATCTAAAGGATGGGATCTCAAGAGCTAAACAAAAGTGAATCAGAGAACACACAGTCCCACTGAGGTAGCAGCAAGACACCAGCTCCACACAGAGAGTCCGGGACATGGTGACCATGTACAGCAGTGGGTTACAGATGGCCACAAagcggtcataggccatcacagCCAGC is a genomic window of Myotis daubentonii chromosome 9, mMyoDau2.1, whole genome shotgun sequence containing:
- the LOC132242296 gene encoding olfactory receptor 5L1-like; protein product: MWEGNCTSVTEFILLGLSDVPELRVFLSLLFLLVYGVTVLGNLGMIALIQVSSRLHTPMYFFLSHLSFLDFCYSTIIVPKMLFNMLTKDKAISFLGCMVQFYLFGVYAITEVFLLAVMAYDRFVAICNPLLYMVTMSRTLCVELVSCCYLSGTVCSLIHFCLALEIPSFRSNVINYFFCDLPPIFNLACYDVSVNKLMVFIVANFIEIITIMIILTSYLFILITIPRTHSAEGRHKAFSTCASHLTAISVFQGTILFTYCQPNSGNSEDTDKVAQCSTQ